Within the Candidatus Woesearchaeota archaeon genome, the region TTGGCGCAATATTCATGAGAATATAGGCTGACAATCGCTGCTCTTGTTCTGCTGTTCGATTTCTTTCATCAACAGGATCTGAGGAATCATCGCTTCCAAACCCTTCAAAACCAAATCCAGCAAAACCATTCTCTCTGCTGTTCATGCGATCATAGATTTGTCGTTTGCGAGGATCACCAAGAACTTCATAGGCTTCCGCTACTCTCGTGAATATTTCTACATGTTCATCGCTTCCTTTATTTCTATCAGGATGATATTTCAATACAAGTTGTCGAAATGCTTTTCTTACTTCTCCCGCACTTGCTGTTCTTTGGACACCAAGTGTTGCGTAATAGTCGTTCATGATGAGCAGAAAACACACGCCATTTTTATAATTTACTACTATTATGTGATTAATCAGAAAAGATGGGATAGAAAAGGCATAATCTCATTTGTAACCCCTTTTTAGTGGTAATCCTTCAGTAAAATATATAAATAAGTGGCTCTTTGGGGTTGTTATGGATAGATATAGACTAAGACCTACAGCTGGACTCCTTGAAGAACAAGGATGTGGCGCGGCTTCTGCAGCGTATACTCGACTTTTAGTAGTTGGACATTCATTGCAGCCCGTTCCAAATGCGACGTATGGCCGCGCTGAGTTGAGAAAAGTACTTCCTGAAACAGTTGATATTCTTGTTGAAAAAATGGAGAAGGATATCTCTTTTCGCGGAGATCAACTTCGCTGGACTATTCTTGGAGAAGGAACAAGACGATTAGGAGTAAGAGGTGGATGCGATATTTATGTTGGCATTCAAACACCTCGAGCTGCCTGTTCAGGATCACGCATTGCTGGAAGATATTGCGCAACACAAACAGGTGAGTGGGGGTATAAAATTGCTGTTGAAGCAGGAAAACTCGCAATTCTTTTACCACGATATGACAAAAAAGATATTTGTGCTTTTGTTCTTGAACAGATGACAGGAATTTCAACAAGATAATGCTCTATCCAAACATTTATTAGGAAATCATCACCTTCTTTCTGCATGAAACTCTGGCTTGCCCCACTTGAAGCAGTGAGTGATTGCGCATTTCGAACACTATGTTATAGACATGGCGCTGATCTTACTTTTACTGAAATGATTCGTGTCGATAGTTTGGTTCGCGGCAATAAGTCGACATTGCAAATGCTTGATCTCCTCAGCGAAGCGCCGACAGGAATTCAGTTACTTGCAGTGAAGCCTGCGAGCGCGCAGGAATTTGTTTCGCAATTTTCCTCCTTTTCTTTTCAGCATGCTCCACGGCAAATAAATTTGAATTGTGGCTGCCCAAGCCCTGACGTGATTCGTCAAGGTGGCGGCGCCGCGCTCGTGAAAAGAATACAGCGACTGCAGGAATTGGTAAACATATTTCGCAAACTTTCTCTCCCCGTAACATTAAAAATACGTCTTGGATTAAACGCGTATGAACAAAAAAATAAAACATATTTGAATCTTTTGAAAGCTGTTGACGCTGACGCGTTTATTGTACACGCACGACATGCACGCCAGAGTTCCTCAGAAGCAGCGGATTGGAGTGTTTTTGAAGAATGTCTTTCTACTGGCAAACACATTGTGCCTAACGGCGATATTACTGAACGAGAGCATATCGCACACTTCAAACAACTTGGAATAAAAGAAGTGATGATTGGGAGAGCCGCTGTGCGAAATCCATCTGTGTTTTCTTATTTGAAAGGTGGCGAGAAGAGAAGTATTGACGCGTTGCGACAGGAGTATCTCCAGCTTTGTAGCCAATATCCTAATATTCCAAAATATAAAGAAAATGTTCTTACCTATTTAGGAAAAGAAAAAGAAAATATTCACAATAAAAAATGGTTGATGTGAATTTACGCTGCCGCTCTTTTTACTATTTTAAGTCCTGCAACAAATCGTGAATTATTGTCTATTAATTTTATCAGGTTCTCGACAGTAACTTCTTGTCCATTTACATAGAAATTGATTCCTTCATAAATAGGGCCTAACGCGTTGATCATATCTGTATAAATGGTATAAACTTCTCTTCCTTGCGCCTGATATGTATCTTTTAATCCTGTAAAATCATGATAATTACGATAAAATTTTTCAGACCAGACTTGAACGCCTTTTCTATTATTTTTAACAAGTTCTGCTCTACAATTTCTTAAGAATTGTATTGCCTGCTGTTGGAAAAGAAGAAATTTACTTTCTAACCCTTGTCCTTGTTTTTCTGCTCTTGCTTTTGTTCCTAATCCTTTAATGCGATCTAATAATCCCATAACTTTTTTTGCACAGCAAGAATTTATATAGTTTTTGATTGAAACCATAGTCACTAAACCGTAGTAAGCTTTAAAAAGGAAAGAATAGTTCTTCTGGAGATGAGAGAAAGTAAAGGTACTATAGATGATAATGTTCATTATCTTCCAGGATGTAAACCTGCGAAAGACAATTATGCTTATGCGCAAGTAAATGAAGGCTTACGAAATGCGATATTAGAAAATGAATGTGACAAAATTCGACGACAAAGAACTGCTGCGCTCATTTACGCTCCGCTCCTTTTCGCAGTGGGAATAGTGTTAGGATACACAATTCATTATATGCAAACAGAGCGTACTGCGGAAGACACTAACACACCTGCTGAACAAACAATAGACAAATAAAGTTTTATAAACCAATTCTCTTTTTTCTCTTCTATGGAAAGCCTTTTGCCTTTTGAAAAGATCAAACGAGAAGTGTTTATCCGCAAACACGCAGAGACCTCTCCCAAATTTGGCAAGCGACCTGAAGAGCGGACGACAAAAGAACATCTGCACCTCGGGATTGTCAATATCGACAAACCCGCAGGACCAACATCACACCAAATCAGCGGGTATGTTCGGCAAATGCTTCATCTCAACAAAGCAGGACATTCTGGAACACTGGATCCTAACGTGACTGGAGTTTTGCCTGTCGCGCTCGGTGACGCAACAAAAGTTGTTCAGGCATTATTGCCTGCCGGAAAAGAGTATATTTGCATCATGCATCTTCATGATGATTATTCTGAAGAACAAATTCGAAAGGTTTGCGCTTCTTTTATCGGGAAGATTAAACAGCTACCACCTCTTAAATCCGCAGTCAAGCGAGAGTGGCGGTATAGAAAAATTTACTATCTTGATGTTCTTGAAGTCGATGGACGAGACGTCTTGTTTCGCGTTGGTTGTCAGGCTGGAACATACATTCGAAAACTTTGCGCAGACATTGGCATTGCGCTTGGTTCCAATGGACACATGCAGGAACTTCGGCGAACAAAAGCAGGCTGCTTTAGTGAAGATTCCCTTTGCACGATGCATGATCTCGCTGACGCATTTTGGTATTGGAAACATGAAAATAATGATACCTTGCTCCGCAAATTTGTTTTTCCGCTTGAACGCGCAGTTGGACACCTTCCAAAAGTGTGGGTTTTTGACACGACTGTGGATAGCCTTTGCCATGGCGCTTCATTGAAAGTTCCTGGAATCAGCAAAGTGGAAAGCGATATTCAGGTGGATGATTTTATTGCAATCATGAGTCTTAAAGATGAATTAGTGGCATTTGGCAAAGTGCACATGATTTCTAAAGATATACAAAAAAAAGACAAAGGGCTCGCTGTCAAGGTTGAACGAGTGTTTATGAGTCCAGGAGTTTATCCGAAGATGAGTGTGTAGGAGAATTATTTTCTTGTCTTCAGTTATCATTTTTTTGGAGATTATCTTCTTTTGTAAAAATCACTTATACACCAAGACCCCATTGCTCACGCAATGGGTCCCCCTGACAGTTTTGTTTTTGCGGGTGCGTGTTTTTGAGTAGCCAAGCCATATGAAATAATCGCCTTGCAAAGTCCTAATACACAATTCATCCTTTTATTATTTTTATAGTAAACATTATGACTAGAAAAATCCATCCGTTCAAAGAAATTAAAGAAAAAAACAAAACTAAATATTCAATTTATCAGCGTAGGTGCTGACAACTGGGATTTCCCATTTCTCGCCCATTAAGACTTTAATGATTGCGATCAAAGACACGATTCCAAGGACGACATACAACACTGATCCGAAAATCCATTCTAAAAATGGAATCATACTGATTATTGAAACAGCAATCCACACGATCAACATAATTAACCCTTGTTTTGCATGAAAATGCACAAAATCATCATCTTTCTTTATCAACAATGGAATAAGCACTAATATCCCCAAATAGGACAGTATTCCAAAAACAACTTGTTCTCCTGTTGGTTTTCCCATCTATAATCATCCTCTTTTTGGTATTATATACCTTTCTTCGCTATTCTCTGGAAAGATCGCTATATATAATTTACTATTTTCGATCCTATCGTCGCAACATATATAAACAACTGTTCGGATGTATATAATAAATGAATAAAAATAATAAAGAAAATCATAAAAACATGAATGATAATAATAATAATGATAATAATAATTCCAATTCTGAAGAAGATTACGATCAATACCTTGGCCATCTTGACGAAGCGCCAAAACACAAGCCGTCCACTACTGTTGTCAAAAAAGCGACTGGTGACGTTCTTACCTTCAAACAATTCACTCTGGACAAATTTCAGGTTGACGCGATTCGCGCGATTGAGGAAAACGAATCTGTAGTTGTTACCGCGCAGACTGGTTCTGGAAAAACACTGATCGCAGATTACATCATTGACAAGTTCATGCATTCTGGCAAACGCGTCATTTACACCGCGCCAATTAAAGCATTGTCCAACCAAAAATTCCGAGATTTCAAACGAGATTATGGAGAAGAAAAAGTAGGAATCATGACAGGAGATTTTGTCATTAACTCTCACGCGCCTATTTTGATCATGACCACTGAGATTTACAGAAACATGCTTTTGTGCAATGATCCTTCTCTTG harbors:
- a CDS encoding J domain-containing protein; translated protein: MNDYYATLGVQRTASAGEVRKAFRQLVLKYHPDRNKGSDEHVEIFTRVAEAYEVLGDPRKRQIYDRMNSRENGFAGFGFEGFGSDDSSDPVDERNRTAEQEQRLSAYILMNIAPTYARGVHALHTACVAENNLNHPKYICPDGSSIYRPLTFKEGIVARLREFNTLHNPDGSARSLDDRLVLFSRWNDSCTGIAKKAGTTKFKIIP
- a CDS encoding tRNA-dihydrouridine synthase family protein gives rise to the protein MKLWLAPLEAVSDCAFRTLCYRHGADLTFTEMIRVDSLVRGNKSTLQMLDLLSEAPTGIQLLAVKPASAQEFVSQFSSFSFQHAPRQINLNCGCPSPDVIRQGGGAALVKRIQRLQELVNIFRKLSLPVTLKIRLGLNAYEQKNKTYLNLLKAVDADAFIVHARHARQSSSEAADWSVFEECLSTGKHIVPNGDITEREHIAHFKQLGIKEVMIGRAAVRNPSVFSYLKGGEKRSIDALRQEYLQLCSQYPNIPKYKENVLTYLGKEKENIHNKKWLM
- a CDS encoding RNA-guided pseudouridylation complex pseudouridine synthase subunit Cbf5: MESLLPFEKIKREVFIRKHAETSPKFGKRPEERTTKEHLHLGIVNIDKPAGPTSHQISGYVRQMLHLNKAGHSGTLDPNVTGVLPVALGDATKVVQALLPAGKEYICIMHLHDDYSEEQIRKVCASFIGKIKQLPPLKSAVKREWRYRKIYYLDVLEVDGRDVLFRVGCQAGTYIRKLCADIGIALGSNGHMQELRRTKAGCFSEDSLCTMHDLADAFWYWKHENNDTLLRKFVFPLERAVGHLPKVWVFDTTVDSLCHGASLKVPGISKVESDIQVDDFIAIMSLKDELVAFGKVHMISKDIQKKDKGLAVKVERVFMSPGVYPKMSV
- a CDS encoding DUF4870 domain-containing protein, coding for MGKPTGEQVVFGILSYLGILVLIPLLIKKDDDFVHFHAKQGLIMLIVWIAVSIISMIPFLEWIFGSVLYVVLGIVSLIAIIKVLMGEKWEIPVVSTYADKLNI